A DNA window from Rubripirellula tenax contains the following coding sequences:
- a CDS encoding ThuA domain-containing protein produces the protein MRFFLSLFLLATASVAACTAIAGGLGVTPADQFSLPEGFQIELVYEVPGEQQGSWVSLTVDPQGRLVACDQYGGLYRIDVSGETPQVEKLAIEFEGAQGLLCAFGSLYANVNSRDFPSGVWRLTDTDGDDQYDKKEHIIPLNGGTEHGPHAMILSPDGQRIIMCAGNNTTLPENITRSRVPRNWDEDHLLGRMPDARGHNADRLAPGGFIVSFNEDATDTELIATGFRNEYDIALNRQGELFAYDADMEWDVGTPWYRPTRVNHVISGAEFGWRNGTGKWPAYYPDSFGAAVEIGPGSPTGICFGYGAKFPAKYQNSLFICDWSYGNIHAVELTPDGSSYTGSYETFTTAAPLPVTDILIHPTDGAMYFTIGGRQTQSGLYRVSYTGTPDAAAAPVVDQEAAKLRDIRHQLEAMHVGETSADSVPMVLEHLSHTDRAIRFAARIALEHQPVERWRDRIATMTEPDGKILAVIALARSGKADDKANALTALNSIDWESLAPSQKIDLLRAYGLVGMRLGKIKDDDANQILAKIENRFPTGVNELDRELAQMLIYLNAGDATAKIVAEMKASPSQENQIYYAMALRGVKKGWTGKLHRDYFTWFSDIQSARGGMSFGGFIDNIKKEALERLPEKAQKRLASVINPPQKAGDEPEAAARPFVKQWTVDDLLASSTDDSHVPNFERGKEIFASAQCYKCHRMGSQGGILGPDLTAAGGRFNVHDLLVSMIEPSKVISDQYGATQFLTDDGRVIIGRVVNMREDSLAVMTNMLDPSSQTQVKRDTIEETRPAETSMMPAGLLDTFQPDEIADLIAYLRAGGRSSHAVYQTLTSTESMDDRWLTFPGGDGPGAGKHIVLVSGDHEYRSEEAMPQLAKILSQNLGFRCTVLFAIDPATGEINPDDVTNIPGLESLASADLAILGLRFRNLADDQMQMILDYVEAGRPLIGVRTSTHPFDIPADRQYAKYSWNNKEGEFAGGFGRRVFGETWVAHHGNHGHESTRGIIADADHPIVRGIKPGEIWGPTDVYAVTLPLSGDGHAVVQGQILTGMNSDDAPVTDERNSPMMPIAWTRTYNGGRVFTTTMGSADDLPSEGVRRMLINASFWCMGMENQIKPDLNVSIVGDYQPTPFGFGKFIPGKRPSDYAIGELTEAQ, from the coding sequence ATGCGATTTTTCTTGTCTCTGTTTTTACTTGCCACGGCATCCGTCGCGGCCTGCACCGCCATCGCCGGTGGATTGGGCGTCACGCCCGCCGATCAATTCAGCTTGCCCGAGGGCTTCCAAATCGAATTGGTTTACGAAGTCCCCGGTGAGCAACAAGGATCTTGGGTCAGCTTGACCGTCGACCCGCAGGGCCGTTTGGTGGCATGCGACCAGTACGGTGGCTTGTACCGAATCGATGTCAGTGGCGAGACGCCTCAGGTCGAAAAGCTGGCGATCGAGTTCGAGGGCGCTCAGGGTCTGTTGTGCGCGTTCGGCTCCCTTTATGCGAACGTCAACTCGCGTGATTTCCCATCGGGCGTCTGGCGATTGACCGACACCGATGGCGACGACCAGTACGACAAGAAGGAACATATCATTCCGCTCAACGGCGGAACCGAACACGGACCGCACGCGATGATCCTGTCGCCCGATGGTCAGCGGATCATCATGTGTGCCGGCAACAACACGACACTTCCCGAAAACATCACGCGCAGCCGAGTGCCTCGCAATTGGGACGAAGATCACTTGCTCGGCCGGATGCCCGACGCGCGAGGTCACAACGCAGACCGTTTGGCGCCGGGCGGATTCATCGTTTCGTTCAACGAGGACGCGACCGACACGGAACTGATCGCGACCGGGTTTCGCAACGAATACGACATCGCCCTCAATCGTCAAGGCGAACTGTTCGCTTATGACGCCGACATGGAATGGGACGTCGGCACACCCTGGTATCGCCCCACACGCGTCAACCACGTGATCAGCGGTGCCGAGTTCGGATGGCGTAACGGCACCGGAAAATGGCCCGCCTATTACCCCGATTCGTTTGGCGCCGCGGTCGAGATAGGCCCGGGATCGCCGACGGGAATCTGTTTTGGCTACGGAGCAAAGTTCCCGGCCAAGTATCAAAACAGTCTGTTCATTTGCGATTGGAGCTACGGCAACATTCACGCTGTCGAATTGACACCCGACGGCAGCTCGTACACCGGTTCGTACGAAACGTTCACGACTGCAGCGCCGCTTCCAGTGACCGACATTTTGATTCACCCCACCGACGGCGCGATGTACTTCACGATCGGTGGCCGACAAACGCAAAGCGGCTTGTACCGTGTCAGCTACACCGGAACACCAGACGCTGCGGCGGCACCCGTGGTCGATCAGGAAGCCGCGAAACTTCGCGACATCCGGCACCAACTCGAAGCGATGCACGTCGGTGAAACGTCGGCGGATTCCGTTCCCATGGTCTTGGAACACTTGTCGCACACCGATCGAGCCATTCGTTTCGCCGCTCGGATTGCGCTGGAACATCAACCTGTCGAACGATGGCGGGATCGGATCGCCACCATGACGGAACCTGACGGCAAGATTTTGGCGGTCATCGCGCTGGCTCGCTCAGGCAAAGCTGACGACAAGGCAAACGCATTGACCGCACTCAATTCGATCGATTGGGAATCACTGGCACCGAGCCAGAAAATCGATCTGCTGCGTGCCTACGGATTGGTTGGAATGCGGTTGGGGAAAATCAAGGACGACGACGCAAACCAGATTCTGGCGAAGATCGAAAACCGATTCCCAACCGGCGTCAACGAACTGGATCGCGAACTGGCTCAAATGCTGATTTATTTGAACGCTGGTGACGCGACGGCGAAGATCGTGGCCGAAATGAAAGCCTCGCCCAGCCAAGAAAACCAGATCTACTACGCGATGGCGCTGCGAGGAGTCAAAAAAGGCTGGACGGGGAAACTTCATCGCGATTACTTCACTTGGTTCAGCGACATTCAATCGGCGCGAGGCGGAATGTCTTTCGGCGGTTTCATCGACAACATTAAAAAGGAGGCTTTGGAGCGGTTGCCCGAAAAGGCACAGAAAAGGCTTGCCTCGGTGATCAATCCACCGCAAAAAGCTGGCGATGAACCCGAGGCTGCTGCGCGACCGTTCGTCAAGCAATGGACCGTCGACGACTTGCTCGCGTCGTCAACCGATGACTCGCATGTGCCCAACTTTGAACGCGGCAAGGAAATTTTCGCGTCGGCACAGTGCTACAAGTGCCACCGCATGGGATCGCAGGGCGGCATCCTGGGCCCTGATCTGACCGCGGCAGGCGGCCGTTTCAATGTTCACGACTTGCTGGTTTCCATGATCGAGCCCAGCAAGGTGATCAGCGACCAGTATGGCGCCACGCAATTCTTGACCGACGACGGTCGCGTCATCATCGGACGCGTGGTCAATATGCGCGAGGACAGCTTGGCGGTGATGACCAATATGCTTGATCCGTCGTCGCAAACGCAAGTCAAACGCGACACGATCGAGGAAACTCGCCCGGCCGAAACCAGCATGATGCCGGCCGGATTGCTAGATACATTCCAGCCCGATGAAATCGCCGACCTGATTGCCTACCTTCGTGCTGGTGGCCGTTCGTCGCACGCTGTCTACCAAACGTTGACGTCGACGGAGTCGATGGACGATCGATGGCTGACGTTCCCGGGCGGCGATGGGCCGGGTGCCGGGAAGCACATCGTTTTGGTTTCGGGTGATCACGAATACCGCAGCGAAGAAGCGATGCCACAGTTGGCAAAAATCCTGTCCCAGAACCTTGGTTTCCGGTGCACCGTCTTGTTTGCCATCGATCCAGCGACGGGCGAAATCAATCCAGACGATGTCACGAACATCCCAGGGCTCGAATCGCTGGCGTCGGCAGACTTGGCGATTTTGGGACTGCGGTTCCGCAACCTAGCCGACGATCAAATGCAAATGATCCTCGATTACGTGGAAGCCGGTCGCCCGCTGATCGGCGTTCGCACGTCGACGCATCCATTCGACATTCCCGCCGATCGACAATACGCCAAGTATTCATGGAACAACAAAGAAGGTGAATTCGCCGGCGGTTTTGGCCGCCGGGTGTTTGGCGAGACCTGGGTTGCCCACCATGGCAACCACGGCCATGAATCGACTCGCGGCATCATCGCCGACGCGGATCATCCGATCGTCCGAGGCATCAAGCCAGGCGAAATCTGGGGACCGACGGATGTGTACGCGGTAACGTTGCCGCTATCCGGCGACGGCCACGCAGTCGTTCAAGGCCAGATTTTGACCGGAATGAACTCCGATGACGCTCCCGTCACCGACGAACGCAATTCACCGATGATGCCGATCGCGTGGACGCGCACCTACAACGGTGGTCGCGTCTTCACGACCACGATGGGTTCCGCCGACGACTTGCCTAGCGAAGGCGTGCGGCGAATGCTGATCAACGCGTCGTTCTGGTGCATGGGAATGGAGAATCAAATCAAACCCGACTTGAATGTCTCCATCGTCGGCGACTATCAACCGACACCGTTTGGGTTTGGAAAGTTCATTCCCGGGAAGCGGCCGAGCGACTATGCGATCGGTGAACTGACCGAAGCACAATGA